A genomic window from Anaerolineae bacterium includes:
- a CDS encoding ATP-binding cassette domain-containing protein: MTPPLVSVQELWFRYDDGPPALRGVSLEIRRGEWVAVLGCNGSGKSTLVKHFNGLLKPWRGRVLVEGVDTRRRQVGEWARLIAYLPQHPDRIIFSASVWEEVAFAPRLQGVSGAELERRVNAALEALGLQDMADVPPAALGYGLRRKVALAAVLAQEPALLILDEPTNGLDAGSARDFLEVVAQRHRRGTAVVLITHDLELAAQYAGRAVLMQAGEIAADGPTRSVLGNAALLRKAGLEPLPVTHTAHALREAGLAGLPADLLLPEEFAEAYVRAAAGGGEVGQ, encoded by the coding sequence ATGACGCCCCCGCTGGTTTCTGTCCAGGAGCTGTGGTTCCGCTACGATGACGGGCCGCCGGCCCTGCGCGGCGTCTCGCTGGAGATCAGGCGCGGGGAATGGGTGGCTGTCCTGGGATGCAACGGCTCCGGCAAGAGCACCCTGGTGAAGCATTTCAACGGCCTGCTGAAGCCCTGGCGCGGGCGCGTGCTGGTGGAGGGGGTGGACACGCGCCGCCGGCAGGTGGGGGAATGGGCGCGCCTGATCGCCTATCTCCCGCAACATCCGGACCGCATCATCTTTTCCGCCAGCGTGTGGGAGGAAGTGGCCTTTGCCCCGCGGCTCCAAGGGGTCTCGGGCGCGGAGCTGGAGAGGCGCGTGAATGCCGCGCTGGAAGCATTGGGACTGCAGGATATGGCCGATGTACCGCCGGCGGCGTTGGGCTACGGCCTGCGCCGTAAGGTGGCCCTGGCGGCCGTGCTGGCGCAGGAGCCGGCCCTGCTCATCCTGGACGAGCCGACCAATGGGCTGGATGCCGGCAGTGCCCGGGATTTCCTCGAGGTAGTCGCGCAGAGACACCGCCGGGGCACGGCGGTGGTGCTCATCACCCATGACCTGGAGCTGGCGGCGCAGTACGCCGGCCGCGCCGTGCTGATGCAGGCCGGCGAGATCGCGGCGGATGGGCCGACGCGCTCCGTGTTGGGCAACGCGGCCCTCCTGCGCAAGGCCGGCCTGGAGCCCCTGCCGGTGACCCACACCGCGCATGCACTGCGGGAAGCCGGCTTGGCCGGCCTGCCGGCGGACCTGCTCCTGCCGGAGGAGTTTGCCGAAGCGTATGTGAGGGCGGCGGCCGGCGGAGGGGAGGTCGGGCAATGA
- a CDS encoding energy-coupling factor transporter transmembrane protein EcfT: MMLDLYVRGDAWYHRLDPRTKFGLTLLFVVAAALIRNPLAMFALLALLHILPLSSRVPPARLLAAWRPLWPITLIILVLGSFTWGAGGASVWWRWGQVSVGPASVLQAVTMALRVDALAFAFSLLLWTTEQGELVAGLTRLGLPHSASLTLAMSMQFVPTFGRIFGEIMEAQESRGLVIPRNPLRAARAYLPVL, from the coding sequence ATGATGCTGGACCTGTATGTCCGCGGGGATGCCTGGTACCACCGTTTGGACCCGCGCACCAAGTTCGGCCTGACCCTGTTGTTCGTGGTCGCGGCCGCGCTCATCCGAAATCCCCTGGCGATGTTTGCACTGCTGGCACTGCTCCATATCCTGCCGCTCTCCAGCCGGGTGCCGCCGGCGCGTTTGCTGGCGGCCTGGCGCCCGCTGTGGCCGATCACCTTGATTATCCTGGTATTGGGCAGTTTTACCTGGGGCGCCGGCGGGGCATCCGTATGGTGGCGATGGGGGCAGGTATCGGTGGGGCCGGCCAGCGTCCTGCAGGCCGTGACGATGGCCCTGCGGGTGGATGCGCTGGCCTTCGCCTTTTCGCTCCTGCTGTGGACGACGGAGCAGGGAGAGCTGGTGGCCGGCCTGACACGGCTGGGCCTGCCGCATTCTGCCAGCCTGACCTTGGCGATGTCCATGCAGTTTGTCCCGACTTTTGGGCGCATTTTCGGTGAGATTATGGAGGCCCAGGAATCGCGCGGACTGGTCATCCCGCGCAATCCCCTGCGGGCGGCGCGCGCCTATCTCCCGGTGTTG